Proteins from one Armatimonadota bacterium genomic window:
- the xylB gene encoding xylulokinase → MAFLIGIDIGTSGTKTLLIDETGRVIASASAEYPLHTPRPNWAEQDPADWWRATVETIRAVLARSGVAASDIKGVGLSGQMHGSVFLDDAHQVIRPALLWCDQRTAAQCRWITDAVGAQDLVSETCNPVLTGFTAPKIIWLRDEEPGNFERLRKVLLPKDYIRFMLTGEFATEVSDASGTALLNVRERRWSSVVLDRIGLATDLLPTVFESQEISGRITQEVAALTGLAAGTPVVGGGGDQAAGAVGNGIVEQGIVSSTTGTSGVVFAHLDEPLMDPELRTHTFCHAVPGKWHVMGVMLSAGGSLRWLRDALCSDERAVAALTGRDPYEYMTDAAAQAPLGSEGLVFLPYLTGERTPYPNPNAKGVFFGLHLRHDKRHLTRAVLEGVAFGLRDSFEIIEAMGVRIEQVRASGGGARSPLWRQIQADVTGRPHCTINVDEGPAYGVALLAGVGAGIWSSVPEACRETIRVMDRRDPDADNKSAYDRYFGLYRRLYHQLVGCFEEVQSLIG, encoded by the coding sequence ATGGCCTTCCTCATCGGCATCGACATCGGCACGTCGGGCACGAAAACGCTGCTCATCGACGAGACGGGGCGAGTGATAGCCAGCGCCAGCGCGGAATATCCTCTTCACACGCCGCGTCCGAACTGGGCTGAACAGGACCCAGCAGACTGGTGGAGGGCGACGGTGGAGACCATCCGAGCGGTACTCGCCAGGAGCGGCGTGGCTGCCTCGGACATCAAAGGCGTCGGGCTGTCCGGCCAGATGCACGGCTCGGTCTTCCTGGACGACGCCCACCAGGTCATACGCCCGGCCCTGCTCTGGTGCGATCAGCGCACAGCGGCCCAGTGCCGCTGGATTACCGATGCGGTCGGCGCACAGGATCTCGTCTCTGAGACGTGTAACCCGGTGCTGACGGGCTTTACGGCGCCGAAGATCATCTGGCTGCGTGATGAGGAGCCGGGCAACTTCGAGCGGCTCCGGAAAGTCCTGCTCCCGAAGGACTACATCAGATTCATGCTCACCGGCGAGTTCGCAACGGAGGTGAGCGATGCCTCCGGCACGGCGCTGCTGAATGTGCGTGAGCGCCGCTGGTCAAGCGTCGTGCTGGACCGTATCGGCCTGGCGACCGATTTGCTGCCCACGGTGTTCGAATCGCAGGAGATCAGCGGCCGGATAACCCAGGAAGTCGCAGCACTTACCGGTCTGGCTGCGGGCACGCCGGTTGTTGGCGGCGGCGGCGATCAGGCGGCGGGAGCTGTGGGCAACGGGATCGTAGAGCAAGGCATCGTGTCCTCCACGACGGGCACTTCGGGTGTGGTCTTCGCGCACCTCGACGAGCCTCTCATGGACCCCGAACTGCGGACACACACTTTCTGCCATGCGGTGCCGGGCAAGTGGCATGTCATGGGCGTTATGCTGTCCGCAGGTGGATCCCTCAGGTGGTTGCGGGACGCACTGTGCTCTGATGAACGTGCTGTTGCGGCGCTGACCGGCCGCGACCCGTATGAGTACATGACAGACGCCGCGGCGCAGGCTCCGTTGGGTTCGGAGGGGCTCGTCTTTCTCCCCTATCTCACCGGCGAACGCACCCCGTACCCGAACCCAAACGCAAAGGGCGTGTTTTTTGGCCTGCATCTGCGGCACGACAAACGCCACCTGACCCGCGCGGTTCTCGAGGGCGTGGCCTTCGGTCTGCGGGACTCCTTTGAGATCATCGAGGCAATGGGTGTCCGGATCGAGCAGGTCCGCGCATCCGGTGGTGGAGCGAGGAGCCCGCTGTGGCGGCAGATCCAGGCGGATGTGACCGGACGGCCGCACTGCACGATTAATGTCGACGAGGGGCCGGCCTACGGGGTCGCGCTACTCGCGGGGGTTGGCGCCGGTATCTGGTCCAGCGTGCCGGAAGCATGTCGGGAAACCATCCGCGTCATGGACCGGAGAGACCCGGATGCGGACAATAAGAGCGCCTACGACAGGTACTTTGGTCTGTATCGCCGCTTGTACCATCAGTTGGTGGGCTGTTTCGAGGAAGTACAGTCCCTTATCGGCTAA
- a CDS encoding sugar phosphate isomerase/epimerase, with protein MKVGMLTAPFSGDDLDTVISFAKSAGFDACEVRVGAKHCDLSGKFDAAKFKAAFDEAGIQVSSLAAYINITAGDEAERKMHQDTLNKALSVCEKIGVDVLCTMAGLPPAGMSKEDCIRDMAAPFYRKFCKKAADKGVKIAMENWYATNIQHLGQWDMIFELVDADNFGLNFDPSHLYWQDIDYLMAVERYASRIFHTHAKDTEVVAHKKAFVGSQAGGWWRYVIPGFGDIDWGVYCARLRRNGFNGVLSIEHEDSALGREEGFRLGLNFLRQFADGS; from the coding sequence ATGAAAGTCGGGATGCTGACCGCGCCGTTCAGTGGTGACGACCTCGACACCGTCATCAGTTTCGCCAAGTCCGCCGGTTTCGACGCCTGCGAGGTCCGCGTTGGAGCCAAACACTGCGACCTGTCCGGGAAGTTCGACGCTGCCAAGTTCAAGGCCGCCTTCGACGAAGCGGGTATCCAAGTCTCCAGTCTCGCCGCGTACATCAACATCACCGCAGGCGACGAGGCCGAGCGGAAGATGCATCAGGATACCCTCAATAAGGCCCTGAGTGTCTGCGAAAAGATCGGTGTCGACGTTCTGTGCACCATGGCGGGGCTCCCTCCGGCCGGGATGAGCAAGGAAGACTGCATCCGCGACATGGCCGCGCCGTTCTATCGCAAGTTCTGCAAGAAGGCCGCGGATAAAGGCGTCAAAATCGCCATGGAGAACTGGTATGCCACGAATATCCAGCATCTCGGGCAGTGGGACATGATCTTCGAGCTGGTGGATGCGGACAACTTCGGGCTGAACTTCGACCCATCCCACCTGTACTGGCAGGACATCGACTACCTGATGGCCGTGGAACGCTACGCCTCGCGCATTTTCCACACCCACGCCAAGGATACTGAAGTCGTGGCGCACAAGAAGGCCTTCGTAGGCTCCCAGGCCGGCGGCTGGTGGAGGTACGTTATTCCGGGCTTCGGCGATATCGACTGGGGCGTCTACTGCGCTCGCCTGCGCCGGAACGGGTTCAACGGCGTCCTGTCCATCGAGCACGAGGATAGTGCGCTGGGACGCGAGGAAGGTTTCCGGCTGGGACTCAATTTCCTGCGTCAGTTCGCCGACGGATCGTAG